GCCTGAGCGCCGGCAGCTACGACAACTACCGCGGCTACCTCGATGTCGGCGGGCCGCTGGGCTGGGAAGGGCGCCTGCGCGGGCGCACGGTGCTGGCCTACCGCGACAGCAAGTCGTACATGGACAAGTACGCCAGCCAGCGCGAAGTGGCCTACGGCATTCTCGAAGCCGACCTCACCGACAGCACCGTGCTCGCCGTGGGCTACGACTACCAGAACAAGCACGTGCAGGGCGCCACCTGGGGCACCGTGCCGTACTGGAACGCCGACGGTGGCAAGGCGCACATGGCGCGCTCGACCAACCTGACCGCGCCCTGGTCGTCCTGGCCGCTGAAGGACCAGACGTTGTTCGCCACCCTCGACCAGCACCTGGGCGAAGACTGGCTGCTCAAGGCTGCCTACACCCACCGCCAGAGCGACACCGATGGCAAGATGTACTACGGCGGCAACGGCTTCCCCGCGGCCGATCGCAGCGGCATGAACGCCTGGACGGCGCACTTTGCCGGGGTGGAGAAGATGGACGCGCTGGACCTGAACCTGGCCGGGCCTTACCAACTGCTCGGGCGCAGCCATGACTTCATGATCGGCTACGGTGTTTCGCAATTGCGCAACACCGAGCCGGCCTTTACCGGCCGTACCGACCCCAAGGGCTACACCAAGATCGCGGACTGGAAGTACATGGGCGCCATCCCCAAGTTCAGCGACCGCGACAGCGGCCTGGATGCGTCGCGCTCATACACCCGGCAGAAGGCCGGCTACCTCGCCACCCGCCTGAACCCCACCGACCGCCTGCACGTGGTGCTGGGCAGCCGCTACGGCAGTTGGGAGAGCGAGAGCAAGAGCTGGAGCTACGACACCAACCTCGCACTGACCCGTTCGAGCATCAGCAAGCAGACCCAGAACGACCAGTGGACCCCGTATGCCGGCGTGCTCTACGACCTCACCGAGCAGTACACCGTGTATGCCAGCTACACCGACATCTTCAACCCGCAGACGCGCAAGGACGTCAATGACAGGTTCCTCGAACCCATCGTCGGCAAGGTCTATGAAATCGGCTTGAAGGGCAGCCTGTTCGACGACCGCGCCAACCTCAGCACGGCCGTCTACCGCAGCAAGCAGGACAACGTGCCGGAGATCGACGACTCGGTGCCGATCGGGCCCAACGGCCAGCAGTATTACAAGTCCGGCGGCAAGGGCGTGGTGGTGGAGGGGTTCGAGGCGGAGCTGGCGGGGGAGGTGATGCCGGGCTGGCAGATGAGCCTGGGCTATAGCTACAGCCATGCGGCCAACGGCGACAGGACCCGCAAGAACACCGAGCAGCCGATGAACCTGGTGCGCTTCTCCAGCACCTACCAGCTGTTGCCACAGCTGACGGTGGGCGGCACGCTGGATTGGCAAAGTGACATCTATCGCAACGGCAATCGCCCGGTCGGACGAGATGGCAGTGGCAACATCGTCACCACCCCGGACCGCATGAACCAGGACGCCTACGCCCTGGTCGGGCTGATGGGGCGCTATCAGTTCGACGAGCACCTGTCGGCGTCGGTCAACGTGAAGAACCTGTTCGACCAGCACTACTACAACAATGTCGGGTTCTACAACGGTGTGTACATGGGCGAGCCGCGGACGCTGATGGTCAGCCTTGACTGGAAGCTGTAACCGTACTCGACAAGTAGATCGAGGGCACCTGTTCAACCAGCCAGACACCATTGTCCGCCTGATAGAACTCGAATCCCGCTTCGCGCATGCGCTGGGTATCGATGCCGAGCAACACCGGTTGTCCATAGCGCTTGCCCACCGCGAGCGCAGTCTGCGGGTCTTCACTCAGGTGCACATGGTGGCGGCTGCCGGGGATCAGGCCCTGCGCCTCGATTGAGGCCATGAAGCGGCTGGCGGTACCGTGGTAGAGCAGGGCAGGTGGCGTCTTGGCGAGATGGCTCATCTGCACCTGGGCCGTGCTGTGGCCCTGGGCCGCGCGGATGCGCAGGCCATCGTCGGAGAGGGTGAAGCGCTTCTTGTCGTTGGTCTCGACCACTTCGCGCAGGGTTGCCAGGTCGACGTCGTGGCCTTGGGTGCGGGCGCTCTGGATGAGCGTCTGGATGTCGGCCCAGCCGTCGCGGTCGAGGGTCAGGCCGATGGATTCGGGGGCGTGGCGCAGGATGTAGCTGAGGAACTTGCTGAGGGTGTCGCGTTGTTTCTGGTTCACTGGAAAGGTCCTTTTCCGTATCTTCTGGGCTTCTCGGTCGGGTGGCATTTTCCCGGTTTGTAGCGACGATCTCAATCAGATTCATGCATGAGCAGGTAAGGGTCATGGACCAGCAAACAAGCGATTTGTTGTATGGCATTCCGGCGCACGCGGATTATGCGGCCGACGCCGGGGAACTGGACGAAGAGGACATACCGAAGGCGAGAATGGATGCCGTAACGGCATTGATGCGCCACGCGCAGGACGCCGAAGCGCGTTTTCTGGCCGCCAGGCTGATGGCCAGTTGGGGTGTGCCCGAAGGCCTGAAAGCCCTGGAAAGATGCATCGGCGGGCCTGACCGGGTCGAAGGTGTCTTCAGCCACAGGTTGCATGGTTACGACGACACCTACCGCCACGTCGTCATGGCCGTCACCCTGTACTGGGCCAGGCAGGCTGATCGGGGGGAGGGCGAAGTCGCAAGGGGCCAAGTCTACCCGATACTGTCGGCGATCATTGACAGGGCCAACAGTCAGCCCTTTTCGATAGCCGAAGTCCTCGATTTCATGACGCGTAATCGCCACTTGGAGTATGCCCCGTTGATCAAGCGCCACCTCGAGTCGATCATCGATCATCCCCACGTGCATGGCTGGAAAATCCCTGATGCCATCAAGGCGCTGATGGAGGTCGATGCCGATTTCGTGCACGCGCTGCTAGAGACCAGAGGTAAGTCCCCTGGTGATTACTGAGCTCGGGTACCCGGTGGGAGATTGTCAGTTGGGTGATGTCACTTTAGTATCGCGACCCCAACTGATGGGATTCACCAACAGGAGCTGTAATGAACAAGATTTCAACCTGCCTGCACGTCACATTGATGGTGTCGGCACTGGCAGGCTGCGCGACCCAGGATACCCTCGATACTCGCCACCTCACCCGCTTCGACGACTATCACGCCAACCTGGACAGCAACGGCGTGCGCTACACGCTGGACAGCTACATCATCCCGTTCCAGAACCCGTTC
This genomic stretch from Pseudomonas entomophila harbors:
- a CDS encoding TonB-dependent siderophore receptor gives rise to the protein MFAPISRSMTLTLGLCATVIGPFAQAEDIEPSSTDGVLELGSTEILAQGLGSTTEHTGSYTTGSMSAATRLNLAIKDTPQSVSVLTRQQLDDFRLNSLSEAMAHVTGVTVQRNDSERPTYFSRGYAINNFQIDGMLNTFSGLKSDSDTIIYDRIEVVRGATGLTTGAGDPSGTIAMVRKRPTAQLDVRTGLSAGSYDNYRGYLDVGGPLGWEGRLRGRTVLAYRDSKSYMDKYASQREVAYGILEADLTDSTVLAVGYDYQNKHVQGATWGTVPYWNADGGKAHMARSTNLTAPWSSWPLKDQTLFATLDQHLGEDWLLKAAYTHRQSDTDGKMYYGGNGFPAADRSGMNAWTAHFAGVEKMDALDLNLAGPYQLLGRSHDFMIGYGVSQLRNTEPAFTGRTDPKGYTKIADWKYMGAIPKFSDRDSGLDASRSYTRQKAGYLATRLNPTDRLHVVLGSRYGSWESESKSWSYDTNLALTRSSISKQTQNDQWTPYAGVLYDLTEQYTVYASYTDIFNPQTRKDVNDRFLEPIVGKVYEIGLKGSLFDDRANLSTAVYRSKQDNVPEIDDSVPIGPNGQQYYKSGGKGVVVEGFEAELAGEVMPGWQMSLGYSYSHAANGDRTRKNTEQPMNLVRFSSTYQLLPQLTVGGTLDWQSDIYRNGNRPVGRDGSGNIVTTPDRMNQDAYALVGLMGRYQFDEHLSASVNVKNLFDQHYYNNVGFYNGVYMGEPRTLMVSLDWKL
- a CDS encoding RNA 2'-phosphotransferase → MNQKQRDTLSKFLSYILRHAPESIGLTLDRDGWADIQTLIQSARTQGHDVDLATLREVVETNDKKRFTLSDDGLRIRAAQGHSTAQVQMSHLAKTPPALLYHGTASRFMASIEAQGLIPGSRHHVHLSEDPQTALAVGKRYGQPVLLGIDTQRMREAGFEFYQADNGVWLVEQVPSIYLSSTVTASSQG